In Lolium rigidum isolate FL_2022 chromosome 7, APGP_CSIRO_Lrig_0.1, whole genome shotgun sequence, the DNA window TTCCTCTTCATTTCTACACAATTGAAATATTTAAACATTACCAATTTAGTAATTTTATGTGTTATTCTTAACATACAAACTTACAAAGTAACAGAGAATAGGCATACACAGGGACATACATTCATAGTTTCATACAGAGTAACAGAGAAATAGGCAAATAGCTACAAATCAGAAAATGTTGCTCACCGGCCTCACGCTACTGCTACTGCTTGTGGCCTCAGCAGTTGGGAAGATCAGGGGCGGGCGGCGCTCGACGTTCAGAGCAGCGGCCAGCGACCGACGGCCGGCGGACGGTGGTCTCTGCGGACtgcggtttgttgtgaacgtgatcgtcctcctttctcaaaaaccctaggtacatatttatagttcgtggactttctaacttggaaataaacctaaccgtgtacgagctaaactctatctcttaattctaaacataaaacgtaatctaccataatgtacagatacacgggcaatctagcccaaactctcgcacaaggccgattcagagacactttatatgtatgtcctctaagcccatctcaatcacggcccatctcctactctggctaaattctggtgataacaatatcttatattttattgaccaaattagtagtcaaacttgtttctcgaagtgcgtaattgcccattaatcgAGTATGGAGGTAGTACTTAAAGTTTAGGGAACCCGCAAAAAAagtaaagtttagagagaaaatATGAGCCAAGCGAAACTTTGTTCTTATCAAGATCACCCATGTATCCACATACGTTCAAAGTGGTCCAGTAGAAATGTCAACATCTTATAAGATGCACACTTGTTACGACCTTGCTCTCAATACTGCAGCACGGTagtgctcacgacggtgcatgtTGCTGGCAACCAAAATGTCCACACACGTCTCGAACCGTTCCGTTACCCGTCGTCCTCGCTTGTAAGCTGTGCGAATGGCGGCTGCGTCTGAGTGTGTCATCTCCACGGGACCATCCATGGCACCGGCGGAGCTAGTAGGGGGTTGAGGAGAGGGTCGACCGACCCAGCTCAGTTCGGAGCGATAACAGGTCCCAATCGAGTCCTGCCCGAGTGACGGAGTCGTTTAATTGATCATAAATTTCCCAAAATAGTTCTTGATAGTCATTTTTTAGTTGTAGTTGATGAAATATGCAAATTAAATCGGTTTGAATCTTTTTGGTTAAATACACTTTTTTTCTATCTAAATATTTTTAAAGTTTATTTCAGGCTCAGTACAATTCCGAGGTCCGCTGCTGATTCATAGTAATGGCAGCCTCACCAATGATGCATGCTATCTTGGCAGAATGAGCAGTGTGTGTGAGCGAAAGAAAGCACCAAAATGGCTCGTGATCCATCTCCCGCCTGGCCTGTCTTCGATCGGCACATCACGCCTTCGCGATTGCTCCGCCGCACATGCTGCTGGTGCCTGGCTATCGGCGGCCGCCGGGTCGCTGTGTACTGAAACAGACATTGTTGATCGCTGCTGTGATGCAGACATTGCCAGAAAAAATCGGGAAGAGATAACGAAATACTAGCTACTACTACGTACTAGCCTACTAGTACATGAAGAGTCCGGCATGCAGAGGCGGAGCTACCCTGCCCAGAGCAAGCAAGGAAAATGGCCGGCCACGTCGCGCGTGAGGCCCTCCGGGCGCGCGTGCGGGCGATGCCCTGGacggtgcggctgcagctccgcGCGCTCGAGGCCGGCGTCGACGCCACGCAGCGCCGGGACGGCACCATCAACCGCTTCCTCTTCTCGCTGCTCGTCGACCGCCAGGCGCCCGCCAACCCCGCGCGCCCGGACGCGCTCGGCGTCCGCTCCGTCGACGCTTCCACCGCCGTGCGAGCCCGCGTCTACTTCTCCTCCGCGCCCACGCCCGCCGAGACAGAGCCCTCGCCGCGGCCCGTGATCGTTTACTTCCACGGCGGCGGCTTCACGTACTTCTCCGCGGCCACGCGCCCCTACGACGCGCTCTGCCGCACCATCTGCCGCGAGACCGGCGCCGTCGTCGTGTCCGTCAGCTACCGCCTCGCGCCCGAGCACCGCTTCCCCGCCGCAtacgacgacggcgaggccgcCCTCCGGTACCTCGCCACTACCGGCCTCCCCGCCGAGATACCCGTCCGCGCAGACCTCGCCCGCTGCTTCCTCGCCGGCGACAGCGCGGGCGCCAACATCGCGCACCACGTCGCGCAGCGCTGGACGGCGGCTGCCACGCCGCCACCCATCCGCCTCGCCGGCCTCCTGCTCCTTGCCGCCTACTTCGGGGGCGTGGACAGGACGGAGTCGGAGCTAGCTCTCGAGGGCGTGGCGCCGATCGTCAACCTCCGCCGGTCCGACTTCTGGTGGAAGGCGTTCCTGCCGGAGGGCGCCGACCGGAACCATCCGGCCGCGCACGTGACGGGTGAGGCTGGACCGGAACCGGAGCTGCCGGAGGCGTTCCCGCCGGCGATGGTTGTGGTCGGTGGGCTCGACCCTCTGCAGGACTACGGGCGGCAGTACGCCGCCATGCTGCGCCGGAAGGGGAAGGAGGTGCGGGTGGTGGAGTTCCCGGACGCCGTGCATGCCTTCTACTTCTTCCCGGTGCTGCCGGACACCGGCAAGCTCGTCGCCGAGATCAAGGCGTTCGTGGAGAGCACCgccccggagccgatcgcgtagaGAACTCGAGATGATGATTACGACCACTCGTCGTGAATCAGAGGCATTATGTTCTCGTGCTTGTCTCTGTTAATGTATATTGTTTGCTCGATACAATTATACTCCATTATCTGAAGTCTGTGCGAGTAGCCGCGTCTGCTAAATTATTCCAGTGTGTCGTACAAGTTTCAAAATTGACATCTTGATGTATTCTGTGtgcaagatgaacaaggacacaGTATTGAAGGGTGGCCCCGTGAAAACATGGTGGCACCCCAAAGTTATACTCCatccgttcactaatataagatgtactccctccgaaaatggtgaatggaacctgggtgcgcgcgcacccatttacgaaaagttaaaaaaaaatgctatttaaaaatttctaaaaaatgtgaagtaaatttttgcatgtagatattatgttgatacttactcatgtgtgttttcacggaaaataccattgtgtgtgacctacacaaaaatgacaaaatgcaaattcctattcctgtgaatagtacaaattcctgttcactattctcatttggacattttgtcatttttatacaggccacacacaatggtattttttcgtgaaaactcacacgagtaagtatcaacataatatgtacatccaaaattttacttcacattttttggaaactttttaaatagcatttttttgaacttttcgtaaatgggtgcgcgcgtacccaggttccattcctcCGGGTCGGTATTTCCTCTCTTTTTTAAACTTGTTGGCAACTTTGTTCAGATATAGATGCAACTGACGTATTTTAATGTTAAATATATCCGTATATAGATAAAGTTGTGAACAGAGAGTGCACTGAAAAGTTAATGAACAAAGGGTTGTATGTTTGTGTCTTATATTCTAATCCGTACTTGTTTCCAAAGTAAATATAATTAAAGGAATAGCCCAAATCTCACATAGAAGGTTCAAGCTGTTGAAAATGAAAATTTCTGAGTAGTACCATCACTACACAAAGCGTTTCAGATGGGCCTTTCATACAGTTCGTACAAGTTCACAACACAAGAATGCATAATCTGGCCATTGAGAATTCATCAGCCCACTTAAAAGGTATTGCCCCGGCCACCAAATACAAACtcactttgaaaaaaaaaagctatATACATCAATCGATGCAGTTGCCTTGCTACTTcattaaaaaaaaatacaaactcGCAAAAAGGATAGGGGATCCAAGTTTTTCAAGCTCCTAAGCTAGCTCTTCACCGGCTAAGTGTGAAAGTTAAACATGTTCCCCGAACATGAAAAAACCCTGCCGTGCTCGCATCGCCTAACCCTAGACGGCTTTGTTGAGAACATGGTGTATTTTTTTCGAGACCACACCGAAAGAAATGGTGAAGTTGGTCAAAACAGGTTGCTAGCATGTTACTATTATGTTGAGAACCCAATGCACACTGAGATCGAGTTTTAGAAGGTTTTAGATGGAACTACAACTATTTTTACACTCTGTGCAAACTCTTAATATTTGGTCTCCACATTTTTGTCAAAGGAGTGATGCATTTGGCAAGCTGGCATTTCAACTTTGCACAAATGCACATATGTGAAGGGATGTGCTACTACCTTTTTTTAGATTGGATTTGCTACCTAATTGTCCTTTATATAACTAAACTTGCATAGCATTTGTGACATGTGTTTGATTGGATAACAACTAAAGATCCAATGCTTATGTCGACTTAGAAATAGATCGTATATATGAAATATATATTTTTGGCCTCTCAACTATTTGTGAAGCCAAATACCAAAATTTCTTTGTCCTGGCCGGTAGTATATTTACCTTGACGATGCTCATTCATTCGACGATGTGTGTGTGCTTTGGTGGCCAGGTCGATCTTTTTATAATTACCATTTACCCATAGTAGTACAAAGATCCAAAAAATTACTATAAATTATATTATTAGACCACCTAACTATAAGTACAAGTTCTCGCTGCTTCATCACGAGAGCTGGGCCAAACTTGTTGTAGTAGAGGCCTCGTGATTTCCAGCCACTGGATTTTGTTGCCTCCCGATGGCATGCACCATACTCCAGTTTGCTAGTAGTATTTCTCACCGGAGGTACTCCTCTGTACATCCCTATTGGACGAGTGATCTAGCGACTTGCTGTAATTTTGTTTAACATGTGCATGGTTGGTAATTGTACAAGGAAAGTGCGCATAGCAATAGTGTGCCCTATCGGCCTATCGTATCATCGCGCCGTACAGAAGGATCGTTCGTACGGTGTCACTGTTTCCATTTATTTGGCCTGCTGGGACGTGTCAAAATTTTGCCGGCTGGCCGTTGTGGCCTCTTAATTCTCATTGACCAAGGGTAGGCTGCAATTCTTCGCCAACCGAAAGCTGTTTTTGAACGTTGTGGCACCTAAGTTTCCATGGAACCCGTTTAATGTGCGGACCAAAAATCACTATTTTCACATCTCCAAAAATCTCAAACAAAAATTTTGCATATAGAGGATGTTCGTATGTACGTGCGTGTTTTTTATACCCAAATTTGAAAGTATGTAGCTTAGTCAAAAATGATAAGTTTTTTTAAAGCTGGACAGTGGCTCTtagagcaagttcaatagtagagccaactgttggctataagccaACTACCATGTAATCTATAGTCATTttagagccaacatgtataatagtgagctataaaattatACTACTTTACTAGTGCATggcccaccattcactctcacatagtgcctaggaagCACGTCTGTAAGCctactcttgcataagagcccacttctcttctctctcctcctctctctcctccaactaggcaacaatatattattttaatcattATAGCcaactgactaggacttattgtacttgctcttagcctTGTAAATAAGGAGAGCCAATTCCTCTTTAAAGACCTTTAAACAGGAAGTCATTCCGGGACTTTCAAAgagcccaacaacccaacataataATATCCAGAGAGAAAGGTTGGTCAATAGCAGCTATAAGACTGTCAATGAAATCCATGACGTGATTGATTGTCCAGAAGGATTACAGGAACCCAGCCAGTGCAAACATATTGCCAACACATAACCACAAAGGGGCAGCTACACAATAGATGGTTCCTGGATTCTATTAAAGAAGAGTTGCACATGGCACATGAATAATCAGGTCCAAGAAGCTGGCTGTGTTAAGCCTATCTTGCAGTAATAGCCAGAAGAAAACCTTATGCTTGGACTAACAACAGTTTTTTCAAATACGTTTGTGTGCTAGACATGTGATATGCTGACCAACAAGCTGCTTATATGCCTGCGAAACTTTGAAGATATCAGAACTTCCAAAAGCCACCCAACTATCAGTTTCATTGCCCCCAGGCTTTGCTTTCGACATAGGCTTCTTGCATGCATCTACGCTCTCCTTTCTGCAACCTCCACACGCATCCCGCTAAACGGATTCCAGGGCTTTGTGTGGCCAATAGACGTGGACTACGGCAAGGGGATCCACTATCCCCCGAGTTGTCCATCTTGATCATCGAGGTCCTTGATTCGATGATTGGAAAGCTATCCAAGAGGGGATTCTCACAACCCAAAATGTCTTTTTTTACACAACCCAAAATGTTCGTTTTCCCTGAAAGCTTGTGTGAGAACATAGAATGTCCATATGTACacgtgaaattttattttcaattttttaatatttttgagatgtaatatttatgcattttcaatTAGAGGTTCATCCATGGAAAGAGCTCAAGAGTCAGAGCCACTAGAAGCAGCCTAAAACGATTCGTTCATTGTCCATAATAAGGCCCATAACCCTTTGTTCTGGTCTCCTTCAACCATACGAGAGAAAACATTCGCTGCTCTAATGGCGTCGCCACAAGGTTTCCGCCGCCGCTGCATATGCCTATAGCTGGGACTTGTAGGGACATTGGTTCCGGGGGGCGGAGCGACAATCCAGCCCCCCCTGGGGCCGGCCCTGGCGGTAACCACCATCTGCGTAACATGTAAGCATGGAGTCTATGTCAGGAATGTCGCGGGCACATCACAGTGCACGTCCATGGGCAACTGATGGTACAGTGGGAGAGGAGGGCAAGGAGCGTTGGTCACATCAAACTCGATTTATTCTTACATTTTACTTGCCACATCGGACTCAAACCTACATCTAGCAACTTGCCTCGTACACGAGCTTCAACTACTAATACTTTCTCCGTCCGAAAATAGGTGACTCATATTTTTCTTAGATCAACATGTATTTACACGCTAAAATACATCTAAATCATTTATTTGGACAGAGAAGTACAATTCCTAGCGGGAAACGATTCACTACAAAGGGACTCACCTATGTGGACAAAGTACTACTTGACATGCGCTACATGTCCAAACCGGACACTACTATAAACTGATCAAGCCAGCCTAGTTCCTACTAGGGCCGGTCCACAGATTTTAGAGGTCCTAGGACGAAACGACATCCAGAACCTCTTGTTCCCAGTAGCGAAGTCTTCTTACtgagggggccatggccccctactCTGAATTATTTTTATGATATTTATTTATGCCGAATTTTTATATATAACTTAAAATTTAAACATGATTGATGTTCTGGCCCCTTAACAATCTGCATCACACAAAAAAGACCTAAAAAATATTAGTATTGGGAAAGAGAAATATTAGGGTAATACAAtaacaaactaaataatatttagATTTGAAAAATCCATGGTCTTCGAAATCTTGAAAAAGAtgtttgaaaatatttatttctgtTGAtcgagtgctatgccatgattcTTATTTCTACCAGTAGATACTAATGTACACAtgtatatacatatatatctttTAAATTAATCATAAAGCAATTATGAGGGTcagtgttgttttggatatttggGAAGGCCAGAGAGAAATCATATGTTCAGgaaaatatttaatttttttttgttaaaataaGTTGGAGTAGAGGCACGGTAAGCTACAGCTTGAACCTTATATATTCAATAGAATTATTCTAAATGATAGTTTAGGACATCTAAAGCATAAATATTGAAATAAATGTTTGGTAAAATGCACCGTAACGATAAACTATAGTTTAGGACATCTATATTTTCTAAAATTATTCTAAACTCTACCGCCTAAGTACAAGCATAAATACATCAAGTATGTAAAGAAATCTTGGGCTAGAGCCATCGCTCCTGAAAGGCCCGGGGCGAGCACCGTACCCCTTTGCCCCGCCCTATGGGCCGGTCCTGCTTGGTCAGCGTGGACCACCGTATCCAGCGGTGTGGCAAAGAGATGTCTTATATTTTTTTTGGACAAGAATAGCCTTAGTTTGTTGGTGCATGTGGTTAAATGCAAGACATTGTCTTTAAGGGGCTCTCTATCCCTCACCGCTACTGAGGCGAATCGGTGGGGAATAGCCAATTTGCTGAGGGTTAGACTAGATTTGGAGGAAGGGTGCAGGTTGAGCGAGTAGTTGGCATATCCTCGGTTATCCTTGTCGCAACGTGGAATCCGCGTTCTTAACGCATGTGCTTACCCAGTGTAATCTAGCCGCTTGGCCTCTTCTCTTTTTATATGAAGCTTGTTATAGTAGAGTTTATTGTAGTAGATAGATGTAAAGTCTTGTGCTAAGGCTCAAAAGGACCACCGCACCAGagaagcaaccatcgccaatgataaaAATCGTAGATGAGAAAAGATAGACATAAAACCACACTAATTAACATGAAAAACGATCGAATCCTAGAAGAGCCGATGGGGCCACGACTCCAAGCGCCATCCGTCATCGGTAGACGCACCACCGGAGCGATGATAGGGCGGAGAgatccttattctgacttcaattTGTTGCCGCAGTCTTACCATCCCGAAGAACCCACCAAGAAAACATAAAACAAGAAACCTGACCCTCTCGCCAGCGAGAGGTCGGGGTTTGCCGAGAAGCCATCAAAGGCGGACAGAGCAGTTGGAGCACCGACGGAGGGGATGGCAACACTAGCCACCTAGGGTATAACGTCTGTTTTCTCTTTTCGTCGCATACCCGTCCGTCAGTGTCGGACGCAACTGGGTGGCCCACCCTGAAATTTTGGAAAACattttatatttatttatttgagaAAAAATGTCACACATGGGCATTGCAAAAGTAAAAAAATTAGGCGGTGTGCCCCccgatagtttttttttttttttttttttgagtcggCCACTTCCGTTCCTGGTTCCTTTTTCGTACTGATCTTTTCTTCTTATATGAAATTTAATACTTGGAAAAACATTTTCACCGTCGATCTCCTCCAAAGCAATTTGTTACAGATTATTTCTTCCAGGATTTTATTGTAAAGGAGATAACCAGAGATGATATTCTCCTAGCATACAACACGATGAGCGCTCA includes these proteins:
- the LOC124676331 gene encoding probable carboxylesterase 18 — translated: MAGHVAREALRARVRAMPWTVRLQLRALEAGVDATQRRDGTINRFLFSLLVDRQAPANPARPDALGVRSVDASTAVRARVYFSSAPTPAETEPSPRPVIVYFHGGGFTYFSAATRPYDALCRTICRETGAVVVSVSYRLAPEHRFPAAYDDGEAALRYLATTGLPAEIPVRADLARCFLAGDSAGANIAHHVAQRWTAAATPPPIRLAGLLLLAAYFGGVDRTESELALEGVAPIVNLRRSDFWWKAFLPEGADRNHPAAHVTGEAGPEPELPEAFPPAMVVVGGLDPLQDYGRQYAAMLRRKGKEVRVVEFPDAVHAFYFFPVLPDTGKLVAEIKAFVESTAPEPIA